One Osmerus eperlanus chromosome 23, fOsmEpe2.1, whole genome shotgun sequence DNA segment encodes these proteins:
- the LOC134010055 gene encoding uncharacterized protein LOC134010055, with translation MDETMEEDEAGPSRECVNPWPHLASLFKFSEQVNDSFRFKCLLCLPKQNFITTYKNSSSNLRKHVKRRHETHLEEYCQLTSTACKRPSEGGTGFKAKQLKLLETKQVSQKTVDRAILRFIVQGLQPLSLLEKPSFQDLIVELQPRSAVMSRTTVRRKIDSATSKMKESLKKEMKKVPYIATTTNCWTARRRSFIGVTAHWLDPCSFERRSAALACRQLRGSHTFDALAAVLTDIHAEYEISLKVVRTTTDNGSNFVNAFCIFGQQDENNNEELVAEGTIEEEVGEDCDASDGEEEVELIDVEAILEEDDGLQYQLPKHHRIIRDQGQGSLRTVCAALNVPMYSPADIAFLGEYVTTMSPVAKSLNILQGLRKRFESMMSEPELIAAAILVPRFKTSWTSNDTVLQLGLSYIKTHLPEHDEGLRSPGTTASSSDEDDDFFSNVKQTHSHEISKQLDGYLAATADGVNTLAPYPAVRNLSLKLNTALPASAACERLFSIAGLLFTPRRGSIHSQNFENQLLLKLNKDFMTFD, from the exons ATGGACGAAACAATGGAAGAAGACGAAGCAGGTCCATCCCGGGAATGTGTTAACCCGTGGCCCCACCTCGCCAGCCTATTTAAATTTTCCGAACAAGTGAATGATAGTTTTCGTTTCAAGTGTTTGCTCTGTttaccaaaacagaacttcatcACCACCTACAAAAATTCATCCTCCAACTTGCGGAAGCATGTCAAG AGAAGGCATGAGACACATCTGGAGGAATACTGTCAACTGACTTCAACAGCCTGCAAGAGGCCATCAGAAGGTGGAACAGGCTTCAAGGCGAAGCAACTGAAGCTGTTGGAGACCAAGCAGGTGTCTCAGAAGACGGTTGATCGGGCTATCCTCCGCTTCATCGTTCAAGgtctccagcccctctccctgcttgaGAAACCATCCTTTCAAGACCTTATTGTAGAATTGCAACCGAGAAGTGCTGTCATGTCCCGCACAACTGTGCGGCGTAAGATTGATTCAGCTACATCTAAAATGAAAGAAAGTCTcaagaaagaaatgaaaaaggTACCATACATTGCCACCACTACTAATTGTTGGACGGCCAGGAGAAGGAGCTTTATAGGTGTAACAGCCCACTGGCTCGATCCTTGCAGTTTTGAACGCCGTTCAGCTGCCCTTGCTTGCCGTCAACTGAGGGGCTCCCACACATTCGATGCCTTGGCAGCTGTTTTGACCGACATTCATGCAGAGTATGAAATAAGTCTAAAGGTTGTTAGAACTACAACAGACAACGGGTCGAATTTCGTCAACGCGTTCTGCATCTTTGGTCAGCAGGACGAAAATAACAATGAAGAGTTAGTTGCAGAAGGCACAATCGAAGAAGAAGTAGGAGAAGATTGTGATGCATCTGATGGTGAAGAAGAGGTGGAACTCATTGATGTGGAAGCCATTCTGGAGGAAGATGATGGGCTTCAGTATCAGCTGCCGAAACATCATCG AATCATTAGAGACCAAGGACAGGGGTCTCTGAGAACAGTCTGTGCTGCACTCAATGTTCCAAT GTACAGTCCGGCTGACATAGCCTTTTTAGGGGAATATGTCACCACCATGAGTCCAGTTGCGAAGTCCTTGAACATACTACAAG GTTTGAGGAAGCGGTTTGAGAGCATGATGTCAGAGCCAGAGCTAATTGCAGCAGCCATACTTGTTCCAAGGTTCAAAACCTCCTGGACCAGCAATGACACAGTCCTACAGCTTG GCCTTAGTTACATCAAGACACATCTGCCAGAACACGATGAAGGTCTTCGGTCTCCTGGTACCACAGCATCCTCttctgatgaagatgatgacttCTTCTCCAATGTCAAGCAGACACATTCCCATGAGATAAGTAAGCAACTTGATGGATACCTAGCCGCTACAGCTGATGGAGTGAATACACTGGCCCCCTATCCAGCTGTGCGTAACCTCTCACTAAAGCTCAACACAGCCCTGCCAGCTTCAGCAGCGTGTGAAAGGCTTTTTAGCATTGCCGGTTTGCTTTTCACCCCAAGAAGGGGATCAATTCATTCACAGAATTTTGAGAACCAACTTCTCCTCAAGTTGAACAAGGACTTCATGACATTTGATTGA